Sequence from the Gammaproteobacteria bacterium genome:
GACCGTGCTATCTGCTGGTGGACGAGGGCTACGCGCCGACTTTCAATGCGCTCATGGAAGAGACGGACTGGGATCGTTACGGCACCGGGCGCAATCCCAAATGCGCGAATTGCATGGCGCACTGCGGGTACGAGCCGACCGCGGTGAGCGATACCTTCACGCACCCGTTGCGCGCACTGCAAACATTCATGTTCGGACCCCGCACCGAAGGCGCGATGGCGCCGGAATTGCCGGTGGGCTACGCCGAGAGCAACGTCGCGGACGGCATACGCATTCCGATCGAGGAGATCGGCAGCCGGCACAGCGCCCGCTAGCGGGCTGGCGGATACAGCGCCTCTGTACGGGCGCGGCGTGCGCTCAGCCGCGACCGGCGCCATCGTCGTAAACCGTCGTGAGTTGTGGATAGCCTGATCAATAGCGCCGGATTTTGCCTGACGGTCGGTGCGCTGCTGTTGTGGCTCGCGGTAATGCTCGCGCCCTGGCGTCCGTGGAGCACGCGCGAGCAGCTGACGGCGACTCCCTCGCCACCGGACTCCGACCTGCACGATGTCACGGTCATCATCCACGCCCGCAACGAGGCCTCACATATCGCTGAGACCCTGCGCGCCCTGGCGCGGCAGGGACACGGATTGCAGGTGATAGTCATCGACGATCAATCCACGGACGCCACGGAGTTTGAGGCACGCGCCGTGACTGCGCTGACACCGATGTGTCTGCGCGGCGAGCCATTGCCCACGGGCTGGACCGGCAAGCTGTGGGCACTTGAACAGGGCCGGCGACTTGCCCGCACTCCGCTGACCCTGGCCTTGGACGCCGACATCGTACTGGCGCCGGATATTATCGCTACGGCGCGCGACAAGCTCAGCCGCGAACGTCTCGATATGCTCTCGCTGGTGGCAGCGCCGCGCATGCAAAGTGCGCTGGAAAAACTGGCTATGCCGGCGTTCGTTTACTTTTTCAAACTGCTTTATCCGTTCGGTCTCAGCAATTCCCGACATTCGAGGATCGCCGCCGCGGCCGGCGGATTCGTACTGGTACGGACTTCGATGCTCGATGAGATTGACGCTTTTGCCTCCCTTAAAGGCGAGCTTATCGATGACTGCGCACTGGCGATGAAGGTCAAGCGCGCGGGCGGCAACATCTGGCTGGGACTCAGCCATGCGGTGATAAGTCAGCGGCGCAATCAGCAACTCGCCGACCTGTGGCGCATGGTGTCGCGCACCGCGTTTACCCAGTTGCGGTATTCGGGTGTCGCGCTCTGTGTCTGCACTGTAACGATGTTCATCGCCTTCGTGAGCCCGTTGCTGGCGATGAGCAGCGCGCACGCAGCGACTCGTGTTGTCTCAATCGCGGCGCTGGCCATGATGATGCTCAGTTATCTTCCCACTCTGTTGTACTATCGGCGCTCACCCGCCTGGGTGCTGAGCCTGCCGCTCGCCGCCCTGCTCTATCTTGCCATGACCTGGGGCTCCGCCATCGGCTACTGGCGCGGTCGGCGCGCCAGCTGGAAGGGGCGCGTATACCGCGCAGAAACCTTATGAATGAAAGAAACCCTATGATTAGCGATCGCAACACAGGCGTGTTATGGAATTCGCTGATCGTGACGCTTATTTTTGCGCTGACCGCGCCCTGCGTCACGGCCGAGACCACGGCAGAGAGCGAGTCTACGCCGACGGCAGTCGTGGAGGCCTTTCAGAACGAACTGATAGCGGTAATGAAAGCAGCCCCAGAACTCGGCTACCACGGTCGTTACGCGCGCCTGGCGCCGGCGGTGCGCCGCAGCCACGACATCGCCACGATCTCGCGCATCTCGGTAGGCAGCTACTGGGACGGACTCGATCGCGCACAACAGGCGAGGCTTGTCGAAACCTTCGGCGATCTCAGCATTTCGACGTATGCGGAACGCTTCGATGGATATTCGGGCGAGCGCTTCGATACCCAGTCCAGCGGCGACCTGAGCGCCGAGGTAGCAGGCGTGCGCAGCCTGCTTATGAAGGCGGATGGCGGCGAAATCCAATTTGACTATGTATTGCACAAAGACGATCGCGGCTGGCGTATCGTTAATATCGTGGTCGACGGGGTGAGCGATCTCGCACTCAAACGCGCGGAATACGCGGAAATCCTGAGCCGCGACGGCTTCCACGCACTGATCGCGGCGCTTAAAGAAAAGATTGCCGCCAACGCGCAGTAAAAAAGGGCGCAATGGCTTGAGACCCTCGCATGTTGGGCATTCCTTATAGTTCGCTGACCACCAGCAGCGTCGGTTCGACGATGCTCTTTTCGGCTGGCCGGTCACCCCGCGCTCTATGCGGCTCGGGATAAGAGTCCACGCCTGATTCGTGCCGCGGACGTGCCGGGGAGGCTACTACACTTTTCTCAACATTCCAGCTCGAATTCGTACTCCGGTTTAAGCGCGGCGCAACCGTCATGTGCGCGTTTCAACCGCACACGCCTCCGTCGCGGCCTCCCTTACCGCACCCTCGCCCGCCGCGTTTATCGCCCACCCCCGGTTGTCATTCACCAATGGGCACGCCACGCGGAACGTGCACGCAACAAGCCGCCCGTCGCGCGGTGCGTGCCGCTCGTCTTGGCGCGCTCGCCCGGCCGTGGCTGTTCGTCTACCTTGATTGACCGTTCAGCCCGATTTTGCGCGTTCACATCAGAGATTGGATCGCTCGCCTATGTCGGCTTGTGGATACGCGGGAACGGCGGCACGAACAGAAGTTTGTGAAATCCCGGAGGACACCGACAATGACCGGCTCTTACGACATTTGGCTCGTCATTTTGTCTGTCGTGGTGGCGAGCCTTGCCTCCTACGTCGCGGTCGACCTGGTTTCGCGTGTCGTTGCGTCAACCGCGCGCAAGAGCAAATGGTTCTGGCTGGTCGGCGGCTCGCTCTCAATGGGAATGGGCATTTGGTGCATGCGCTTCATCGGCACGCTGACTTATCGACTGCCGATCCAATGTCGTACGACATCCCCATAACCCTGATTTCGCTGTCAATCGCGGTGGGTTCGCGCTGTTTATGGTCAGGTGGCGCCATGACGTCCCGCAACTCAGTTGGCGCCGGATGTCTGATGGCTCCGGCATCGTAGCGATGCACTACACCGGCATGGCGTGAATGCACATGTTCCCACCGATTCGCTACGCTCCGTTGCTGTTTGCGCTCTCCCTCGTCATCGCGATCGCCGTGGCGGTCGCTGCGTTATGGATCGCGCTGCAACTGCTCGCGGAGTCGCTCTTCACCGCGATCTGGAAGCGTTTTGGCGCGGCGCTGGTGATGGGCGGCGCGATCTGCGGCATGCATTACACAGGCATGGCCGAGACCTGGGCCGATCGTCTCGCACAGTACTTGGAACTAGGCCAGTTGGCCTCGGAGGTCAACGCGCCGGGCAACGATGTCTTCGACTCGCACGACGTGGAGCCGAATCCGCACGCATGCGGGCCGCGATGCGCGCCTTCAACCTGCATCTTGACCAGGTGCGCGCCGAGCATGTCGGATTCCCCATCAAAAGAAGGCAGTAGATGAAACACCTAAAAATTTGGCAGAAGCTGGCCTTGATGGCGATCGTCTTTTTAGTCTGGTTTGCGGCGGTGACCTACAAGATGGTTTCCTCCATCAACACATTGGGAGTTGAATTCGCACGTCAGGAGATGCGCGGTGTGGACTATTACATTCCGCTGCTGGCACTGCTGAAAGACCTGCAGCAGCACCGTAGCATGGCCAATGCCTGGTTGAGCGGCGACGCGGCTTTCAGGGACAACCTCGCCACCAAAGACGCCGACATCGAGAACGACATCGCGAAAGTGGACGCAGTGGACCAGCAGCTGGATAGCGCCCTGCACACGAGTAAGGAATGGACTGCCTTGCGCGCTGCCTGCAGCGAACTTGTGAGCAAGACGCCCGGCCTCTCTGCGGACGACAGTTTCCAGCAGCATACCAGCGTGATTGGCAAAACCATCGCCTTGATCACCCACGTCGGTGACGCCTCTAATCTGACGCTCGATCCCGACATTGACAGCTACTACCTGATGAATGTGCTCATTTTTCAAGGGCCGGAGGTAAGCGAATTATTGGCCCAGGCCAGCGGTCTTGGCATTGGCATGACGGCGGCCAAGGGCGGGACCGCTGAGGAGTTCGAAAGACTGGACCGCCTGTCCGTCCTGGTGGACTTTCTGCAGAACAACGTTAAGGACTCGCTAAGCAGGGCACTGGCGTTTAATGCAGCGCTCAAGCCGCAGTTGGAAGCGCACATAAATGCCACCGAGAGCGCGGTGCGGCAAGCCGCGGGCGATATCAGACGGCTGGCTGCTAGCAAGAAGGTAGATGACTACGCTGTGGACTATTACGGGCCCATTACCCGCAGCGTCCATTCGATCTATGAAATCGAGAATCATGTCACGGGCACCTTGATTGAATTGCTAAACAAACGCATCGAGAAATTCCAGCATGAGGTGCGCTATATCCTGGCGTGGGCGGCTCTTGGCCTGCTGATGGTTTCACTTATTAGTCTTTTCATCATGCGCGATATCACGGTTCCTCTCGGCAAGCTGCTTGCTTTCCGCCAACCAGATCGCGACCGGCGACCTGAACGTGCAAGCCAAGTCCGAGGCGCGCAAGGATGAGACGGAATGCTGAGCCGGGCATTCGCCAATATGGCCGGGAGCTTGTCAACGCTTGCCCAGGACAAGTTGCGCGAGTCGGAAGTTCGCTTCCGCTCCGTCGTGCAGACCGCGTCGGATGCCATCGTGCTGGCCGGCAAAGGCGGCAACATCATCTCGTGGAACCGGGGCGCGCACGAGATTTTCGGCTACGGGGAAGACGAAGTGCTGGGTCAATCCGTCAGTCTAATCATTCCCGAACGTCTCCAGGGGGCGCATACGGCTGGTATGGCCCGCGTCAGCGCCGGCGGCAACGCGCATCTGATCGGCAAGGACTTGGAGCTGGTCGGGCGCCGTCGGGACGGAAGTGAGTTCCCTGTCCAGCTTACGCTCAACATGTGGCGCGTCGGGAGCGAAACGTATTACTCGGGAACCATGCGCGACATCACCATGCGCAAACACGCCGAAGAGCAGATGCGCGCATCGCTGGCGGAGAAAGAGATACTCCTGAAGGAGATTCACCACCGGGTCAAGAACAACATGCAGGTAATCTCATCGATGCTGAACCTGCAGATGGGGCGTATCCAGGAGCCGCGCACGCGCGAGATGTTCCGTGACGCGCAGAACCGCATCAAGAGCATGGCCCTGATTCACGAACGGCTTTATCAGCAGCACACCCTGGCGCGGGTGGAATTCGCCGCTTACCTGCGCCAGTTGGTGGGTCATTTGCTGCGATCCTACCGCACCAGCGCGGTGACGCTGAAGTTCGAGGCTGACGAGGTCTCGCTCGACATCGACACCGCCGTGCCCTGCGGCCTGATCGTCAACGAGCTGGTCGCCAACGCCCTCAAGCACGCGTTCGCCGACGGCCGTACCGGCGTATTAACCGTTATCTTACGCGCGAGTGAGGCAGGCAGCGAAGTCGGTCGCGCGCGGCTGATCGTCGCCGACGACGGTCCCGGCATTGCGGCGGGATTTGATCTGCGCAAGGCCACGTCGCTGGGCCTGCAACTGGTGGCCGATCTCACTGAGCAGATCGGCGGCGTAATTGAATCGAGCAACGATCATGGCGCGCGCTGGACACTCAGCTTTCCCGCCTCACGTCCCCAGCGGGCGCCAGCGGCCAATACGAGCACCCTTCCGGACGCGGCGTAAGGATCAGACACGGAGGGAGACAGCATGACTCAATCAGCGCAAGTCACCAGGCGGCGCAGCCTACGCGCATCTTGGTGGTCGAGGACGAACGCATCGTGGCGCGCGATATTCAGGCCGCGCTGCGGCAACTGGGCTATGAAGTGCCCGCCACCGCGGCCTCCGGCGACGACGCCCTGCGCCTGGTGGAGGAGATTCGTCCGCACCTGATCATGATGGATATCAACATCCAGGGCGATAAGGACGGCGTGCAGACGGCAATGCTGGTGCGCGAGCGGTTCGACGTGCCGGTGGTTTTCTTAAC
This genomic interval carries:
- a CDS encoding glycosyltransferase; protein product: MLAPWRPWSTREQLTATPSPPDSDLHDVTVIIHARNEASHIAETLRALARQGHGLQVIVIDDQSTDATEFEARAVTALTPMCLRGEPLPTGWTGKLWALEQGRRLARTPLTLALDADIVLAPDIIATARDKLSRERLDMLSLVAAPRMQSALEKLAMPAFVYFFKLLYPFGLSNSRHSRIAAAAGGFVLVRTSMLDEIDAFASLKGELIDDCALAMKVKRAGGNIWLGLSHAVISQRRNQQLADLWRMVSRTAFTQLRYSGVALCVCTVTMFIAFVSPLLAMSSAHAATRVVSIAALAMMMLSYLPTLLYYRRSPAWVLSLPLAALLYLAMTWGSAIGYWRGRRASWKGRVYRAETL
- a CDS encoding ABC transporter substrate-binding protein, translated to MISDRNTGVLWNSLIVTLIFALTAPCVTAETTAESESTPTAVVEAFQNELIAVMKAAPELGYHGRYARLAPAVRRSHDIATISRISVGSYWDGLDRAQQARLVETFGDLSISTYAERFDGYSGERFDTQSSGDLSAEVAGVRSLLMKADGGEIQFDYVLHKDDRGWRIVNIVVDGVSDLALKRAEYAEILSRDGFHALIAALKEKIAANAQ
- a CDS encoding nitrate- and nitrite sensing domain-containing protein, yielding MKHLKIWQKLALMAIVFLVWFAAVTYKMVSSINTLGVEFARQEMRGVDYYIPLLALLKDLQQHRSMANAWLSGDAAFRDNLATKDADIENDIAKVDAVDQQLDSALHTSKEWTALRAACSELVSKTPGLSADDSFQQHTSVIGKTIALITHVGDASNLTLDPDIDSYYLMNVLIFQGPEVSELLAQASGLGIGMTAAKGGTAEEFERLDRLSVLVDFLQNNVKDSLSRALAFNAALKPQLEAHINATESAVRQAAGDIRRLAASKKVDDYAVDYYGPITRSVHSIYEIENHVTGTLIELLNKRIEKFQHEVRYILAWAALGLLMVSLISLFIMRDITVPLGKLLAFRQPDRDRRPERASQVRGAQG
- a CDS encoding PAS domain S-box protein; amino-acid sequence: MLSRAFANMAGSLSTLAQDKLRESEVRFRSVVQTASDAIVLAGKGGNIISWNRGAHEIFGYGEDEVLGQSVSLIIPERLQGAHTAGMARVSAGGNAHLIGKDLELVGRRRDGSEFPVQLTLNMWRVGSETYYSGTMRDITMRKHAEEQMRASLAEKEILLKEIHHRVKNNMQVISSMLNLQMGRIQEPRTREMFRDAQNRIKSMALIHERLYQQHTLARVEFAAYLRQLVGHLLRSYRTSAVTLKFEADEVSLDIDTAVPCGLIVNELVANALKHAFADGRTGVLTVILRASEAGSEVGRARLIVADDGPGIAAGFDLRKATSLGLQLVADLTEQIGGVIESSNDHGARWTLSFPASRPQRAPAANTSTLPDAA